A genomic window from Glycine max cultivar Williams 82 chromosome 17, Glycine_max_v4.0, whole genome shotgun sequence includes:
- the LOC100810837 gene encoding protein FMP32, mitochondrial isoform X2, producing MAAVRRRVWQLSSIPGFGASKLEVSSSFQRAILDPFPVSGTRHFSQVVKSNGKHSFQRAILDSFPVSGTRHFSQVVKSNGKHLFLVDTLALVRRLEGEGVPSKQAEAITAAITEVLNDSLENVSQSLVSNGEMQKIEMMQESNLSKFKAEVQSSQGHHFSLLQHETEKLRNDIEKMRSELRHEIDKVTAGQRLDLNLERGRIREELSNQNAETNNLTNKLDREIHSLRAQLEAAKYDVIKYCIGTLVSISAVGLAVLRILM from the exons ATGGCCGCAGTTCGGAGGCGGGTGTGGCAGTTATCTTCAATTCCAGGTTTCGGGGCTTCGAAATTGGAAGTGTCGTCGTCGTTCCAAAGAGCAATTCTCGATCCATTTCCTGTTTCGGGGACCAGACACTTTTCCCAAGTGGTGAAATCCAACGGCAAACACTCGTTCCAAAGAGCAATTCTTGATTCATTTCCTGTTTCGGGGACCAGACACTTTTCCCAAGTGGTGAAATCCAACGGCAAACACCTGTTCCTCGTTGACACCTTGGCCCtt GTTAGGAGACTGGAAGGCGAAGGAGTGCCCTCAAAGCAAGCCGAGGCGATAACCGCTGCCATAACTGAGGTTTTGAATGACAGTCTCGAAAATGTGTCTCAGTCGTTGGTATCAAATGGTGAGATGCAGAAA ATTGAAATGATGCAAGAATCCAACCTGTCTAAGTTTAAAGCGGAGGTGCAGAGCTCACAG GGACACCATTTTTCTCTCTTACAACATGAGACTGAGAAGCTTAGGAATGATATAGAGAAGATGCGTAGTGAGCTGAG GCATGAGATAGATAAAGTCACTGCTGGGCAGCGATTAGATTTGAACCTTGAAAGGGG GAGAATAAGGGAGGAATTGTCTAATCAGAATGCTGAAACTAACAACCTGACAAACAAACTTGATAGA GAGATCCATTCTTTAAGAGCACAACTGGAAGCAGCCAAATATGATGTCATAAAATACTGCATAGGAACACTTGTTTCGATCTCTGCTGTTGGTCTTGCTGTTTTACGCATATTGATGTAA
- the LOC100794555 gene encoding transmembrane and coiled-coil domain-containing protein 4 isoform X4: MELMKRGAMMTVLSSLLTALAWQAALLAATDFINSKWTIAINRSNKAGKLLAEVLLRGYQGNRPETLIGYSLGARVIFKCLQYLAKTENGAELVEKVVLLGAPIPIKDENGEAARKMVAGRFVNAYSRNDWMLGVAFRARISWNPTCRYSRDPKCHSSNPWATQKILDQLQLDTYYPVYNNISCTQ; encoded by the exons ATGGAGCTGATGAAACGAGGGGCAATGATGACTGTTTTGAGCTCACTCTTAACTGCTTTGGCTTGGCAAGCTGCGTTACTTGCAGCAACTGACTTTATAAACAGTAAATGGACAATAGCTATTAACAG ATCAAACAAAGCTGGTAAGTTGCTTGCTGAAGTATTGTTAAGAGGATACCAGGGAAATAG GCCTGAGACACTCATAGGTTACTCACTTGGGGCAAGAGTTATTTTCAAGTGTCTACAGTATTTGGCTAAAACTGAAAACGGTG CTGAACTAGTAGAAAAAGTTGTGCTTCTTGGAGCACCCATCCCAATCAAGGATGAGAACGGGGAAGCAGCTAGAAAG ATGGTAGCAGGAAGATTTGTTAATGCTTATTCAAGGAATGACTGGATGCTTGGAGTTGCCTTCCGGGCCAG GATTAGCTGGAATCCAACCTGTCGATATTCCCGGGATCCAAAAT GCCATTCGTCTAATCCGTGGGCCACACAAAAGATCTTAGACCAGCTTCAATTGGATACATACTATCCTGTATATAACAACATTTCTTGCACACAGTGA
- the LOC100794555 gene encoding transmembrane and coiled-coil domain-containing protein 4 isoform X2 yields the protein MFGRRRFLSFPMVIGAVMYALQWESKNLIAVSTAIQDWLTSRLAMELMKRGAMMTVLSSLLTALAWQAALLAATDFINSKWTIAINRSNKAGKLLAEVLLRGYQGNRPETLIGYSLGARVIFKCLQYLAKTENGAELVEKVVLLGAPIPIKDENGEAARKMVAGRFVNAYSRNDWMLGVAFRASRLLTKGLAGIQPVDIPGIQNAIRLIRGPHKRS from the exons ATGTTCGGGCGTCGCAGGTTTCTTTCCTTTCCTATGGTCATCGGAGCAGTCAT GTATGCACTGCAGTGGGAGTCTAAGAATCTGATTGCTGTGAGCACTGCAATTCAAGATTGGCTTACTTCAA GACTTGCGATGGAGCTGATGAAACGAGGGGCAATGATGACTGTTTTGAGCTCACTCTTAACTGCTTTGGCTTGGCAAGCTGCGTTACTTGCAGCAACTGACTTTATAAACAGTAAATGGACAATAGCTATTAACAG ATCAAACAAAGCTGGTAAGTTGCTTGCTGAAGTATTGTTAAGAGGATACCAGGGAAATAG GCCTGAGACACTCATAGGTTACTCACTTGGGGCAAGAGTTATTTTCAAGTGTCTACAGTATTTGGCTAAAACTGAAAACGGTG CTGAACTAGTAGAAAAAGTTGTGCTTCTTGGAGCACCCATCCCAATCAAGGATGAGAACGGGGAAGCAGCTAGAAAG ATGGTAGCAGGAAGATTTGTTAATGCTTATTCAAGGAATGACTGGATGCTTGGAGTTGCCTTCCGGGCCAG CCGTCTACTCACTAAAGGATTAGCTGGAATCCAACCTGTCGATATTCCCGGGATCCAAAAT GCCATTCGTCTAATCCGTGGGCCACACAAAAGATCTTAG
- the LOC100794555 gene encoding transmembrane and coiled-coil domain-containing protein 4 isoform X5, which translates to MELMKRGAMMTVLSSLLTALAWQAALLAATDFINSKWTIAINRSNKAGKLLAEVLLRGYQGNRPETLIGYSLGARVIFKCLQYLAKTENGAELVEKVVLLGAPIPIKDENGEAARKMVAGRFVNAYSRNDWMLGVAFRARISWNPTCRYSRDPKCKMFLHPLCQCITLFFQVAILFSMISFINYEY; encoded by the exons ATGGAGCTGATGAAACGAGGGGCAATGATGACTGTTTTGAGCTCACTCTTAACTGCTTTGGCTTGGCAAGCTGCGTTACTTGCAGCAACTGACTTTATAAACAGTAAATGGACAATAGCTATTAACAG ATCAAACAAAGCTGGTAAGTTGCTTGCTGAAGTATTGTTAAGAGGATACCAGGGAAATAG GCCTGAGACACTCATAGGTTACTCACTTGGGGCAAGAGTTATTTTCAAGTGTCTACAGTATTTGGCTAAAACTGAAAACGGTG CTGAACTAGTAGAAAAAGTTGTGCTTCTTGGAGCACCCATCCCAATCAAGGATGAGAACGGGGAAGCAGCTAGAAAG ATGGTAGCAGGAAGATTTGTTAATGCTTATTCAAGGAATGACTGGATGCTTGGAGTTGCCTTCCGGGCCAG GATTAGCTGGAATCCAACCTGTCGATATTCCCGGGATCCAAAATGTAAGATGTTTCTTCATCCTCTTTGCCAATGTATAACACTATTTTTCCAAGTCGCAATCTTATTTTCAATGATATCATTCataaattatgaatattaa
- the LOC100810837 gene encoding protein FMP32, mitochondrial isoform X1, which produces MAAVRRRVWQLSSIPGFGASKLEVSSSFQRAILDPFPVSGTRHFSQVVKSNGKHSFQRAILDSFPVSGTRHFSQVVKSNGKHLFLVDTLALVRRLEGEGVPSKQAEAITAAITEVLNDSLENVSQSLVSNGEMQKIEMMQESNLSKFKAEVQSSQGHHFSLLQHETEKLRNDIEKMRSELRHEIDKVTAGQRLDLNLERGRIREELSNQNAETNNLTNKLDRVSNYGSVWEIHSLRAQLEAAKYDVIKYCIGTLVSISAVGLAVLRILM; this is translated from the exons ATGGCCGCAGTTCGGAGGCGGGTGTGGCAGTTATCTTCAATTCCAGGTTTCGGGGCTTCGAAATTGGAAGTGTCGTCGTCGTTCCAAAGAGCAATTCTCGATCCATTTCCTGTTTCGGGGACCAGACACTTTTCCCAAGTGGTGAAATCCAACGGCAAACACTCGTTCCAAAGAGCAATTCTTGATTCATTTCCTGTTTCGGGGACCAGACACTTTTCCCAAGTGGTGAAATCCAACGGCAAACACCTGTTCCTCGTTGACACCTTGGCCCtt GTTAGGAGACTGGAAGGCGAAGGAGTGCCCTCAAAGCAAGCCGAGGCGATAACCGCTGCCATAACTGAGGTTTTGAATGACAGTCTCGAAAATGTGTCTCAGTCGTTGGTATCAAATGGTGAGATGCAGAAA ATTGAAATGATGCAAGAATCCAACCTGTCTAAGTTTAAAGCGGAGGTGCAGAGCTCACAG GGACACCATTTTTCTCTCTTACAACATGAGACTGAGAAGCTTAGGAATGATATAGAGAAGATGCGTAGTGAGCTGAG GCATGAGATAGATAAAGTCACTGCTGGGCAGCGATTAGATTTGAACCTTGAAAGGGG GAGAATAAGGGAGGAATTGTCTAATCAGAATGCTGAAACTAACAACCTGACAAACAAACTTGATAGAGTAAGCAATTATGGATCTGTCTGG GAGATCCATTCTTTAAGAGCACAACTGGAAGCAGCCAAATATGATGTCATAAAATACTGCATAGGAACACTTGTTTCGATCTCTGCTGTTGGTCTTGCTGTTTTACGCATATTGATGTAA
- the LOC100794555 gene encoding transmembrane and coiled-coil domain-containing protein 4 isoform X3 yields the protein MFGRRRFLSFPMVIGAVMYALQWESKNLIAVSTAIQDWLTSRLAMELMKRGAMMTVLSSLLTALAWQAALLAATDFINSKWTIAINRSNKAGKLLAEVLLRGYQGNRPETLIGYSLGARVIFKCLQYLAKTENGAELVEKVVLLGAPIPIKDENGEAARKMVAGRFVNAYSRNDWMLGVAFRARPFV from the exons ATGTTCGGGCGTCGCAGGTTTCTTTCCTTTCCTATGGTCATCGGAGCAGTCAT GTATGCACTGCAGTGGGAGTCTAAGAATCTGATTGCTGTGAGCACTGCAATTCAAGATTGGCTTACTTCAA GACTTGCGATGGAGCTGATGAAACGAGGGGCAATGATGACTGTTTTGAGCTCACTCTTAACTGCTTTGGCTTGGCAAGCTGCGTTACTTGCAGCAACTGACTTTATAAACAGTAAATGGACAATAGCTATTAACAG ATCAAACAAAGCTGGTAAGTTGCTTGCTGAAGTATTGTTAAGAGGATACCAGGGAAATAG GCCTGAGACACTCATAGGTTACTCACTTGGGGCAAGAGTTATTTTCAAGTGTCTACAGTATTTGGCTAAAACTGAAAACGGTG CTGAACTAGTAGAAAAAGTTGTGCTTCTTGGAGCACCCATCCCAATCAAGGATGAGAACGGGGAAGCAGCTAGAAAG ATGGTAGCAGGAAGATTTGTTAATGCTTATTCAAGGAATGACTGGATGCTTGGAGTTGCCTTCCGGGCCAG GCCATTCGTCTAA
- the LOC100794555 gene encoding transmembrane and coiled-coil domain-containing protein 4 isoform X1: MFGRRRFLSFPMVIGAVMYALQWESKNLIAVSTAIQDWLTSRLAMELMKRGAMMTVLSSLLTALAWQAALLAATDFINSKWTIAINRSNKAGKLLAEVLLRGYQGNRPETLIGYSLGARVIFKCLQYLAKTENGAELVEKVVLLGAPIPIKDENGEAARKMVAGRFVNAYSRNDWMLGVAFRARISWNPTCRYSRDPKCHSSNPWATQKILDQLQLDTYYPVYNNISCTQ; the protein is encoded by the exons ATGTTCGGGCGTCGCAGGTTTCTTTCCTTTCCTATGGTCATCGGAGCAGTCAT GTATGCACTGCAGTGGGAGTCTAAGAATCTGATTGCTGTGAGCACTGCAATTCAAGATTGGCTTACTTCAA GACTTGCGATGGAGCTGATGAAACGAGGGGCAATGATGACTGTTTTGAGCTCACTCTTAACTGCTTTGGCTTGGCAAGCTGCGTTACTTGCAGCAACTGACTTTATAAACAGTAAATGGACAATAGCTATTAACAG ATCAAACAAAGCTGGTAAGTTGCTTGCTGAAGTATTGTTAAGAGGATACCAGGGAAATAG GCCTGAGACACTCATAGGTTACTCACTTGGGGCAAGAGTTATTTTCAAGTGTCTACAGTATTTGGCTAAAACTGAAAACGGTG CTGAACTAGTAGAAAAAGTTGTGCTTCTTGGAGCACCCATCCCAATCAAGGATGAGAACGGGGAAGCAGCTAGAAAG ATGGTAGCAGGAAGATTTGTTAATGCTTATTCAAGGAATGACTGGATGCTTGGAGTTGCCTTCCGGGCCAG GATTAGCTGGAATCCAACCTGTCGATATTCCCGGGATCCAAAAT GCCATTCGTCTAATCCGTGGGCCACACAAAAGATCTTAGACCAGCTTCAATTGGATACATACTATCCTGTATATAACAACATTTCTTGCACACAGTGA